In Musa acuminata AAA Group cultivar baxijiao chromosome BXJ2-3, Cavendish_Baxijiao_AAA, whole genome shotgun sequence, the following proteins share a genomic window:
- the LOC103979501 gene encoding pollen receptor-like kinase 4, with protein sequence MADQSVPWPLQLLTLLLSLIPWRHPAGASDDGRILLQFKATLSPGVGGDAVLATWVDTRGPCIDQNVSAWAGVYCENGKVATLQLESMSLLGALDLDILTGLPSLRALSFSNNSLEGGIPDFTKLPALKSLYLSWNRFSGEIPDGMFSTMRALKKVWLSHNNFSGPIPTSLTVPEKLMDLGLDSNSFEGHLPDLWQPELQVVNVSYNNLEGPIPVRLSNMSATLFEGNKNLCGPPLLVSCNLPKKHKLAPALLVAIILIAVAVLLAVIALIVFLLRRRNKKEETTVDRPQTSTNSEKIEHLEAAADAELGPEKHHGGGKKAPKKEQGKLSFVVEWRRKFDMQDLLRASAEVLGSGNFGSSYKATLVDGPAVVVKRFKEMKGVGREDFQEHMRRLGRLSHPNLLPLVAYYYKKEEKLLITEYIPNGSLAHMLHGNRGSKLPPLDWPTRLKIVKGVARGLAYLYDELPMLTVPHGHLKSSNVLLSSSFEPILTDYALVPVMKKAAASQVMVAYKSPECAQHGEPSKKSDVWSFGTLILEILTGKFPADHLAEGSAGADLASWVNTVAGEEGTSKVFDKNMEGTKDSEEEMLKLLKIGIACCEADVDERWEMKEALEKIEELKEREGGTERSLISSEGEGFSSKAMMER encoded by the exons ATGGCCGACCAGTCCGTGCCATGGCCGCTGCAGCTCCTGACGCTCCTCCTCTCTCTCATTCCGTGGCGGCACCCCGCGGGCGCGTCGGACGACGGCCGCATTCTCCTCCAGTTCAAGGCGACACTGTCCCCTGGCGTCGGCGGCGACGCTGTGCTGGCCACCTGGGTCGACACCCGCGGCCCGTGCATCGATCAGAACGTGTCGGCATGGGCCGGCGTCTACTGCGAGAACGGGAAGGTGGCGACGCTGCAGCTCGAGAGCATGAGCTTGTTGGGCGCGTTGGACCTCGACATCCTCACGGGGTTGCCGAGCCTCCGCGCGCTCAGCTTCAGCAACAACAGCCTCGAGGGAGGGATACCAGACTTCACGAAGCTGCCGGCGCTGAAGTCTCTGTACCTATCGTGGAACCGGTTCTCCGGCGAGATACCGGACGGCATGTTCTCCACGATGCGAGCGCTCAAGAAGGTGTGGCTGTCTCACAACAACTTCTCGGGGCCGATCCCGACCTCTCTGACGGTGCCGGAGAAACTGATGGATCTGGGGCTGGACAGCAACAGCTTCGAGGGGCACCTACCGGATCTCTGGCAGCCGGAGCTGCAAGTCGTCAACGTCTCCTACAACAACCTCGAGGGTCCGATTCCGGTGAGGCTCAGCAATATGAGTGCAACCTTGTTTGAAG GCAACAAGAATCTGTGTGGCCCGCCGCTGCTTGTCTCGTGCAATCTACCAAAGAAGCATAAGCTCGCGCCCGCTCTCCTCGTCGCTATCATTCTGATCGCAGTCGCAGTCTTGTTAGCAGTCATCGCACTCATCgtcttcctcctccgccgccgtaaCAAAAAAGAAGAGACCACGGTGGACCGACCTCAAACCAGTACTAACTCCGAAAAGATCGAGCACTTGGAGGCAGCAGCCGATGCTGAGCTTGGACCAGAAAAGCACCACGGGGGAGGGAAGAAGGCCCCTAAGAAGGAGCAGGGCAAGCTGTCGTTCGTTGTGGAGTGGAGGAGGAAGTTTGACATGCAAGATCTCCTCCGGGCCTCCGCTGAGGTCCTCGGCAGCGGAAACTTCGGGTCTTCCTACAAGGCGACCCTGGTCGACGGCCCTGCCGTCGTCGTCAAGCGGTTCAAGGAGATGAAAGGAGTGGGGAGAGAAGACTTCCAAGAGCACATGAGAAGGCTGGGGAGGTTGTCCCACCCCAACCTGCTTCCTCTGGTGGCCTACTACTACAAGAAGGAGGAGAAGCTGCTGATCACCGAGTACATCCCCAATGGAAGCTTGGCCCACATGCTACATG GTAACCGCGGCTCGAAGCTTCCACCGCTCGACTGGCCGACGCGGTTGAAGATAGTCAAAGGCGTCGCGAGAGGCCTCGCTTACCTCTACGACGAGCTCCCGATGTTGACCGTCCCCCATGGCCACCTCAAGTCCTCCAACGTGCTGCTTAGTTCCTCCTTTGAGCCCATCCTCACAGACTACGCCCTCGTCCCGGTGATGAAGAAGGCTGCCGCCTCTCAGGTCATGGTGGCCTACAAGTCCCCGGAGTGCGCCCAACACGGCGAACCTTCCAAGAAAAGCGACGTGTGGAGCTTCGGAACGCTGATACTCGAGATCCTAACAGGTAAGTTTCCGGCGGATCATCTGGCGGAGGGGAGCGCCGGCGCGGACTTGGCGAGCTGGGTGAACACCGTCGCCGGAGAAGAGGGGACCAGCAAAGTGTTCGACAAGAACATGGAGGGAACCAAGGACAGCGAGGAGGAGATGTTGAAGCTGTTGAAGATAGGTATTGCGTGCTGTGAGGCAGATGTCGACGAGAGGTGGGAGATGAAGGAAGCGCTGGAGAAGATCGAAGAGCTAAAGGAAAGAGAAGGTGGTACGGAGCGTTCTTTGATCAGCAGCGAGGGCGAAGGCTTCTCCTCGAAAGCCATGATGGAAAGATGA